TAGATCGCCAGGCCGGCCGTCACCGATCCGCCGGGAGAGTTTATGTAGAAGTGAATTTCGCGCTCGGGGTCTTCGGACTCCAGAAACAGAAGCTGGGCTGTGATCAGATTGGCGATGTCATCCGTAACCGGCGAGCCCAGAAAGACGATGCGGTCTTTCAGTAGCCGCGAGTAGATGTCGTAGGCACGTTCGCCACGCCCGGTCTGCTCGACCACGATGGGAACAAGGCTCATGGCGTCGCGCCTTCCTCTAACACAACCATCAAAAGCTTACCCATTTTGGCTCACCTCGGCAACGCTGTTTCGCCGCTCCACGGTACGTACCTGCGCTCGACCGACGAGCGCGTCTATGGCTCCCGCGTGCAGGAGCCGCGTCCGCAGTGCGCGGCGCGCTTCGGCCTCGCTATAAATCGCACGCACGCGCTCGCCTTCCCTTCCCGCCCGCGCCGCCAACTCGGCCACGTGCGCCTCGACAGCCTCGTCGCTGACGGCAATGCCCTCCTGACGCGCAATCGCGTCCAGCAACAAGCTGAGTTTCACCTCTTGCCTGGCACGCGGCGCCAGCTCCTGCCCGAGGCGCTCGCGCGCTGCGCGTTCGTTCTGCGGGTGAATCCGTCGCTGCGCCCACTCCCGCCAGATCTCGTCGACCAGATCCGAAGTCCGCCGCCGCACCAGCGCCTCGGGCAGCGGGACATCTTCACGCTCGGCCAACTGCGCCATCGCCCCCCGTCGCAAAGCCTCGTCCGCCGCCCGCTCTGCGTCCGCCTCCAGTTGCCGCCGCACCCGCTCACGCAGCTCCGTCACGCTCCCACACTCACCGTGATCCTTGGCAAACTCGTCGTCAAGAACCGGGACCTCCTTCCGGAATACGGCGCGCACGCGCACGACAAAGTCCGCCGTCCGCCCGGCGACCTCCGGCGCGCCGTGCTCCGCCGGATAGGCGATCGAGAACGCCACATCCCTTCCAGCGGTCTGGCCGAGCAGGTGCTCGTCGAAAGCCGGCGGGAGCGGGCTGTTCCCGATCTCGACGACCCGCTCGTCCGAACGTCCGACAACCCGCCCATCGACCCGGGCTTCGTACGCAAGAGAAACCACGTGACCGCACTCTATCGCCGTGTCGTCCGGGAGCGGATCGAGATTCGCGAACGACTGCCGCAAACGCTCAACCGCCGCGTCCACGTCGACCTCCTCCACCGGCACCAGCGGGCGCTCCAGATCGAGGCCGACATAGTTACGCACCACCACCTCAGGCATGACTTCCACCGTCGCCAGATAACGCAAAGCCGCCCCCGGCTCGGCCTGCTCGGTGACGATCTCCCGAACACCCAACGCGTCGAGTTGCTGGGTTTCGATCGCCTCGATCAGCGAACGCTGCGTTAATCGCTCGAACACCTCCGACCGGACACGGTCCCCGAACATTTGTTCGAGCACCGCCGCCGGCACGCGCCCCGGTCGAAAGCCGCGTACGCGGGCATCACGGCGCAGAGCTTCATAAGCTGCACTGAGCTCCGCGCTCACTTCCTCGGCGGGGACCTCGACGGCAAGCCGCCGCCGCACCGCATCGATCGTTTCAACTTCCACCTTGTGCTTCATCATGTCGGCCAACTACCCTGACCTTAAACATACGGGTTTCGCCGATTCAAGGAAGCGTGTTCGCCGCCGCCCATACTGCGAGAGGGGGGACTCGAACCCCCACGGGATGTCCCACTAGATCCTAAGTCTAGCGCGTCTGCCAGTTCCGCCACTCCCGCGCGAGCGCCGCTTCTATCACGCGGGGGCGGCATCGCAACCCGCCATCCCCACGCCGCCCATCCTCACGGAGAACCGCCGGCGTCGACAACCTCAATCCGCAGTCGCCCGATCACGTCAACCATGGCAAATTGCTCTTCGGGTCCACCGGCGACGAACTTGATGTGAGTGGCGTCCGCCGGAAACTGACCCAGCGCGGGGTCCACAGGCACCCACCGCCCCAGCCATGCCTCGCACCAGGCGTGGTACAGGAACGCCCCGTCGACGTACACGACGCCCGCGACGAGGCGAGTCGGAATTCCACTCGCACGCGCCATTGCCGCCAGCAACACGGCGTGCTCGTTGCAGTCCCCGGCGCCCATCTCCAGCACTTGTAAGGCATTCGGGATGGTCACGGTCGGGGTCTTGCGAAGTGTCCCGTACACCCACTCGTTCAACTGCCGCACAGCCTTCCTTGCGTCGGTAACGCCGCCTCGTGCAACCGACGCCGCCGCGCGCACCCGGGGGTGGTCGACCTGGAGCATCGGCTCGCTCGCCAACGCGGCAGCGTGCTCCTTACCACCGTACGGCAACGCGTACGTCCCGATCTCGTTCGCCTTCGGCGGCACGATCGTGACCATGGTCCCGTCCCAATGCTGCACGCCGTCACTCGGCACGCGATCCGCCCGAATTCCGCTCAGGCGCAGTCGAAGCTCCGACCGCGTGCGCGGATGGTCGATCCCGCCCACCGGAATCGAGACCTCCCCGATCAGATCGAGCAGGGCTCCTTCGCCCCAACCATCCGATACCGCACGCTGCGGGTCTTCCCGGACCGCGATCAAACCCATGGGCCCCTCCTCCCGCAGCACCTTGCCGGCAGCGTCGAGCCACACTGTCGATTGCATACCGCGGAACTCCTCGCGAACCCGCCAGCCACGCCCCGCTCGGGCAACGCCAGGAACGTCACCCTCTCCCTCCACCACCAAACGAAGACGTTCGCTGCCAAGCACCATCGGGTCGAACACCGACACTTCGATGACTCGACCAGGAACTGGACGCTCGCCGCCAATCAGGCTGCGGGCCATCGGCACCAGGTACACCGGCCCGGCAAGCGGTATCGCGTGCCTGGTCGTTTCGCCTCCAACCCGTACCTCCGCCTCCAGCGCGTGCTCGACAACACGCGCATCCACCCTCAACGTTCCCGGTCCACTCGCGAGCTCGAACGTCATCGTTCTCAGGCCCCAGTCCCTGTCGGTGGTCCCCTGCGCCCGCACGTGAACGGTCTGCGGCGTATCCAGTAAAGACAAACGCAACAACGAAGTTTGCGAGAACCGGTATCCGTCACCGTCCGCCGCCACGGCCTGTTGCGTGTACCCCACCTTCTGTCGCCCGCGGTACACCCCCAACCATTCCTCTTCTCCGAAAGCCGCCACGGCTGAGACCGTCGGACCGGGTTCGATGCGCGCCTCAGAATTCCACCACGCGCGCTGCATCGCCACACCCAGAAGCGCAACCCAGACCAGCACGGTGATCCATCTCGCCGCGACTAACACCGGTTGCATTCGTATACTCATCCAAATCAGGATACTTTACCGACTCGCATGCAGGACGTTCGATTCGCCGTCGACCGCATGCTCGGGCGCCTGGCAACCTGGCTGCGCCTCCTCGGATACGACACGACGTACGCCCGGGAGGCCGACTCCCAGGCATTGCTCCACCATGCGCAAACCGAACATCGCGTTGTTCTGACCCGCAAACGCGTCCTGGCTGCCAGACGGATTTCAGTTCCGATCCACCTTGTAACCGCCGATCGCTTTCGCGACCAGTTGCGCGACGTCATCATCACCTTCGGTCTCGATCCTGGGCCCCGCCTACTGACGAGGTGCTGCCGCTGCAACCATCTCCTCCATCCCGTGGAATCGGCCGCTGCGGCAGGCTCCGTCCCGCCCTACGTGCTTCGCACCCAGCCCCGCTTTTTTCGCTGCCCGCTGTGCCGCCGCGTCTACTGGCCCGCCAGCCACCACAACCGTATTCGGGCTGAAATACACGCCCTGAACCTCTTTCCCTGCGGCAGCGATCCGGGATCGACGAGTACCAAGGCGGTCGACTGACTCTCCATGCGATTCCAGCCCCATGCGCCCGCGTCATTATATGGCTCGCACGGCACCCACCGGTAAGCATCGCCCTCTCGACAACTGGCTATGCCGCCAGTAGGTTCCTTCCTTGAATGAGCCTTGAAACCGTTTCCGAAGCCAGCCTCCCGACCGGTATCTGCACGAGGTGTCGCCGCCGGGTCCTGACCCACGTCGAGTGCGACCGAGATGGCGCACTCGTGCGTCGCTGCGTACACTGCGACTCTGCCGTGATGGGCCTTGAGGCAACCTCCGCGCCGAAGCTTGCGGCACTGGGCTACGAAATAGTGGAGACATTAGCCGGGTGCTGCAAACGCGGCGACTGCACCCCCAGAGGGGGTTCATCGGCGCCAAGCTGAGCGCCCCGGAACTCCGCAGGGCCGCGCCACACTGCCTCT
The sequence above is a segment of the Candidatus Binatia bacterium genome. Coding sequences within it:
- a CDS encoding transglutaminase domain-containing protein; this translates as MQPVLVAARWITVLVWVALLGVAMQRAWWNSEARIEPGPTVSAVAAFGEEEWLGVYRGRQKVGYTQQAVAADGDGYRFSQTSLLRLSLLDTPQTVHVRAQGTTDRDWGLRTMTFELASGPGTLRVDARVVEHALEAEVRVGGETTRHAIPLAGPVYLVPMARSLIGGERPVPGRVIEVSVFDPMVLGSERLRLVVEGEGDVPGVARAGRGWRVREEFRGMQSTVWLDAAGKVLREEGPMGLIAVREDPQRAVSDGWGEGALLDLIGEVSIPVGGIDHPRTRSELRLRLSGIRADRVPSDGVQHWDGTMVTIVPPKANEIGTYALPYGGKEHAAALASEPMLQVDHPRVRAAASVARGGVTDARKAVRQLNEWVYGTLRKTPTVTIPNALQVLEMGAGDCNEHAVLLAAMARASGIPTRLVAGVVYVDGAFLYHAWCEAWLGRWVPVDPALGQFPADATHIKFVAGGPEEQFAMVDVIGRLRIEVVDAGGSP
- a CDS encoding Mut7-C RNAse domain-containing protein — its product is MQDVRFAVDRMLGRLATWLRLLGYDTTYAREADSQALLHHAQTEHRVVLTRKRVLAARRISVPIHLVTADRFRDQLRDVIITFGLDPGPRLLTRCCRCNHLLHPVESAAAAGSVPPYVLRTQPRFFRCPLCRRVYWPASHHNRIRAEIHALNLFPCGSDPGSTSTKAVD
- the tig gene encoding trigger factor, giving the protein MMKHKVEVETIDAVRRRLAVEVPAEEVSAELSAAYEALRRDARVRGFRPGRVPAAVLEQMFGDRVRSEVFERLTQRSLIEAIETQQLDALGVREIVTEQAEPGAALRYLATVEVMPEVVVRNYVGLDLERPLVPVEEVDVDAAVERLRQSFANLDPLPDDTAIECGHVVSLAYEARVDGRVVGRSDERVVEIGNSPLPPAFDEHLLGQTAGRDVAFSIAYPAEHGAPEVAGRTADFVVRVRAVFRKEVPVLDDEFAKDHGECGSVTELRERVRRQLEADAERAADEALRRGAMAQLAEREDVPLPEALVRRRTSDLVDEIWREWAQRRIHPQNERAARERLGQELAPRARQEVKLSLLLDAIARQEGIAVSDEAVEAHVAELAARAGREGERVRAIYSEAEARRALRTRLLHAGAIDALVGRAQVRTVERRNSVAEVSQNG